Proteins found in one Halobaculum sp. MBLA0147 genomic segment:
- a CDS encoding non-canonical purine NTP pyrophosphatase: protein MLRYVTTNEGKLREARAYLDDEVTQFDFDYPEVQADDVATVAAHGARTAYRRVGEPVLVDDAGLFVEGFDGFPGPYSAFVEDTLGVETVYRLADAELEDTSASFRCVLAYCDGEPFDATPDPVDREDRVVAAATGADGAETDAGDGGDALDDDPIPVKLFEGVVRGELVAPRGDGGFGYDPIFEYDGTTMAEMDATEKNAVSHRGRALEKFAEWVQQR, encoded by the coding sequence GTGCTCAGGTACGTCACGACGAACGAGGGGAAACTCCGCGAGGCGCGCGCGTACCTCGACGACGAGGTGACGCAGTTCGACTTCGACTACCCCGAGGTCCAGGCCGACGACGTGGCGACGGTCGCCGCCCACGGCGCCCGCACGGCGTACCGGCGAGTCGGCGAGCCCGTCCTCGTCGACGACGCCGGGCTGTTCGTCGAGGGGTTCGACGGGTTCCCGGGTCCGTACTCCGCGTTCGTCGAGGACACACTCGGCGTCGAGACGGTGTATCGCCTCGCTGACGCCGAGCTCGAGGACACGAGCGCATCGTTCCGGTGTGTGCTCGCGTACTGTGACGGGGAGCCGTTCGACGCGACCCCGGACCCGGTGGATCGCGAGGACCGCGTCGTCGCGGCCGCGACGGGCGCCGACGGAGCCGAGACGGACGCGGGCGACGGCGGCGACGCGCTCGACGACGATCCGATCCCGGTGAAGCTGTTCGAGGGGGTCGTCCGCGGCGAACTGGTGGCCCCACGCGGCGACGGCGGGTTCGGCTACGACCCGATCTTCGAGTACGACGGAACCACGATGGCGGAGATGGACGCGACGGAGAAGAACGCCGTCTCGCACCGCGGCCGCGCGCTGGAGAAGTTCGCCGAGTGGGTCCAACAGCGGTAG
- a CDS encoding PH domain-containing protein — protein MSETDTTQTDAQASTDGTAGDGASTGDTAGDGASTDRTAADETATGTGTAGSDRYPVTVKPTIAPTLIYLGLVIVLGGAATAYVVTNPDLVGGSNQANVVGNVLLAVTVIGMLRYLLRVYVLRRTEYVVDERSLVRRYELLLRTWRREVPLTMVRSHQLRQGRIEKLLGYGTISVNNGLGDLSFVNVPDPQDVNEMVAEQVSQAAGRGHGSSS, from the coding sequence ATGAGCGAGACAGACACGACACAGACGGACGCACAGGCGTCGACGGACGGTACGGCGGGCGACGGCGCGTCGACAGGCGACACGGCGGGAGACGGCGCGTCGACCGACCGGACGGCGGCCGACGAGACGGCGACCGGGACGGGCACCGCCGGCAGCGACCGGTACCCGGTGACGGTCAAGCCGACGATTGCTCCGACACTGATCTACCTCGGGCTCGTGATCGTCCTCGGTGGGGCGGCGACGGCGTACGTCGTCACGAACCCCGACTTGGTGGGTGGCTCCAACCAAGCGAACGTCGTCGGGAACGTGTTGCTCGCAGTCACCGTGATCGGGATGCTCCGGTACCTGCTGCGGGTGTACGTGCTCCGCCGGACGGAGTACGTCGTCGACGAGCGCTCGCTGGTCCGGCGGTACGAGCTCCTCTTGCGGACGTGGCGTCGCGAGGTTCCCCTGACGATGGTCCGCAGCCACCAACTCCGCCAGGGACGGATCGAGAAGCTGCTCGGCTACGGCACCATCTCCGTCAACAACGGCCTCGGTGACCTCTCGTTCGTCAACGTCCCGGACCCGCAGGACGTCAACGAGATGGTCGCCGAACAGGTGAGTCAGGCCGCCGGACGCGGGCACGGGTCGAGTTCCTGA
- a CDS encoding AzlD domain-containing protein, whose translation MAVTAWLAIVAVGVGTFCLRASFLYLYERIDLSPRAERALELVPAAVLAALVAPALLAPDGTVAVVGNDRLLAGAAAVVVAWRTEDVLATIVVGMAVLLGLRWLPTLVGLV comes from the coding sequence ATCGCCGTGACGGCGTGGCTCGCCATCGTCGCCGTCGGCGTGGGGACGTTCTGTCTCCGGGCGTCGTTCCTCTACCTCTACGAGCGGATCGACCTCTCACCGCGTGCGGAACGAGCGCTCGAACTCGTCCCGGCGGCCGTCCTCGCGGCACTCGTCGCACCGGCGCTGCTCGCCCCCGACGGGACCGTCGCGGTCGTCGGCAACGACCGCCTGCTCGCCGGTGCCGCCGCGGTCGTCGTCGCCTGGCGGACGGAGGACGTGCTGGCGACGATCGTCGTCGGCATGGCCGTGTTGCTCGGACTCCGGTGGCTCCCGACGCTGGTCGGTCTCGTCTGA
- a CDS encoding NAD(P)/FAD-dependent oxidoreductase produces the protein MSEEVAVAGAGLAGLVTAARLAEAGVDVRVYESRDTVGGRVRSRHRDGFVLDRGFQVLFTAYPAVQRELDLDALDLRSFSPGAVLCSTSEGTRSVLSDPLRDPGALVESAFNRQVSTADKLRTLLLRRDLTSRPESSFFAGDDQSIRSYLDDWGFAEGYVENFVAPFYGGITLDRSLATSKHVFEYTFRTLSRGRIAVPADGMGAIAEQLADRVRAAGVEIVRNEALAEIETERGGGAVRGSGPVAFRTTEARREAEALVVATDPKRAREVTGVELIPTTGKPSTTQYYALPTTEPLGTGEKILLHTDGESPNVVVPLSEVAPEYAPDDRELLCATFLGEDALDRDEAALAADTRDALTAWYPERSFDGLEPIHTDRLPFAQFAQPPGVFETLPAPTDPSGSVYLAGDYTEWSSIQGAMDSGARAASAVRSAEPVGE, from the coding sequence ATGAGCGAGGAAGTCGCCGTCGCCGGAGCCGGGTTGGCGGGGCTCGTCACCGCCGCACGGCTGGCGGAGGCGGGCGTCGACGTGCGGGTGTACGAGTCGCGCGACACGGTCGGCGGCCGCGTCCGGTCGCGCCACCGCGACGGGTTCGTCCTCGACCGCGGGTTCCAGGTGTTGTTCACCGCCTATCCCGCGGTCCAGCGCGAGTTGGACCTCGACGCTCTAGACCTCCGTTCGTTCTCCCCCGGCGCGGTGTTGTGTTCCACGAGCGAGGGGACACGCTCCGTGCTGTCGGACCCGCTGCGCGACCCCGGGGCGCTCGTCGAGTCGGCGTTCAACCGGCAGGTGTCGACCGCCGACAAACTCCGGACGCTGTTGTTGCGCCGGGACCTGACGAGTCGCCCGGAGTCGTCGTTCTTCGCGGGCGACGACCAGAGTATCCGCTCGTACCTCGACGACTGGGGGTTCGCCGAGGGGTACGTCGAGAACTTCGTCGCCCCGTTCTACGGCGGGATCACGCTCGACCGCTCGCTGGCGACCTCGAAGCACGTCTTCGAGTACACGTTCCGGACGCTCTCGCGGGGTCGGATCGCCGTCCCGGCCGACGGGATGGGTGCGATCGCAGAACAGTTGGCCGACCGCGTGCGTGCGGCCGGCGTCGAGATCGTCCGCAACGAGGCCTTGGCGGAGATCGAGACGGAGCGCGGTGGCGGTGCGGTTCGGGGCTCGGGACCGGTCGCCTTCCGCACGACGGAGGCGCGCCGCGAGGCGGAGGCGCTCGTCGTCGCCACGGACCCGAAGCGAGCACGGGAGGTGACCGGCGTCGAGTTGATCCCGACGACGGGGAAGCCGTCGACGACACAGTACTACGCGCTGCCGACGACGGAGCCGCTCGGCACCGGCGAGAAGATCCTGCTGCACACGGACGGGGAGTCGCCGAACGTCGTCGTTCCGCTGTCGGAGGTGGCGCCGGAGTACGCGCCCGACGACCGTGAGTTGTTGTGTGCGACGTTCCTCGGCGAGGACGCGTTGGACCGCGACGAGGCGGCGCTGGCCGCCGACACCCGTGACGCGCTGACGGCGTGGTACCCGGAACGGTCCTTCGACGGGCTGGAGCCGATCCACACGGACCGGCTCCCGTTCGCACAGTTCGCGCAACCACCGGGCGTGTTCGAGACGCTCCCGGCGCCGACGGACCCCAGTGGGTCGGTGTACCTCGCGGGCGACTACACGGAGTGGTCGTCGATCCAGGGGGCGATGGACAGTGGCGCACGCGCCGCGAGTGCCGTCCGCTCGGCAGAGCCGGTGGGCGAGTAG
- a CDS encoding ArsR/SmtB family transcription factor, whose translation MSRAPSDTAAVHRARERYAGETDDGPTLDSPPEEVVDLLTDEYAREVLRAVTGEAKPACELVESLGVSRPTVYRRLDDLEEAGLVEPTMSFDPDGHHRQVFQATFEEVTVTLTPDGFGVEPGAPATNAD comes from the coding sequence ATGTCCCGTGCGCCCTCCGACACCGCGGCAGTGCACCGTGCCAGAGAACGCTACGCCGGCGAGACGGACGACGGGCCGACGCTCGACTCCCCGCCGGAGGAGGTCGTCGACCTCCTGACGGACGAGTACGCACGCGAGGTCCTGCGTGCGGTGACGGGCGAGGCAAAGCCCGCCTGCGAGCTGGTGGAGTCACTGGGCGTCTCGCGGCCGACCGTCTACCGGCGCCTGGACGACCTCGAGGAGGCCGGGCTCGTCGAGCCGACGATGTCGTTCGACCCCGACGGCCACCACCGACAGGTGTTCCAGGCCACCTTCGAGGAAGTCACCGTCACGCTGACCCCAGACGGGTTCGGCGTCGAACCCGGTGCCCCCGCGACGAACGCCGACTGA
- a CDS encoding pyridoxal-phosphate dependent enzyme, with product MTTTRDGFRGFRCSDCGATFDPDTHGRCPDCDGLLTARYDDDPERVRAGLADPADAPLPFACADRLSASEGGTPLLRTDRLAEESGVGDVFLKDEGRNPTGTVYDRGMATAVTAAATTDVEPLALAAAGNAGQSAAAYAGRADLRSYAFVPSRTAFSNKAMVNVHGGEMRVVGGRFDDAAAAVDDQLAADYYSLSAFETPYRVAGTKTLGYELCADYAVATDALPARTPEAVADAAPLPTPDAVVVPVGTGEVLVAVERALAELSEAALLASVPAVYAVQPAGCAPIASAAAAGEDTTEPWDRPDTIVGELEIPDPVGGDHALAALSRLEGGAVTVSDDDALESAVTAAQTEVVEVGGAGGVALAGAWALADDGTLGDTDDVVVVNPDAGVKTPDVLRSHLMGQGI from the coding sequence ATGACGACCACACGAGACGGGTTCCGCGGGTTCCGGTGTTCCGACTGCGGCGCGACGTTCGACCCGGACACGCACGGCCGGTGTCCCGACTGTGACGGCCTCCTGACGGCGCGGTACGACGACGACCCAGAACGCGTTCGCGCGGGACTGGCCGACCCCGCGGACGCGCCGTTGCCGTTCGCTTGTGCCGACCGCCTGTCGGCCAGCGAAGGGGGGACGCCGCTGCTCCGGACGGACCGCCTCGCCGAGGAGTCGGGGGTCGGGGACGTGTTCCTCAAAGACGAGGGGCGCAACCCGACGGGGACCGTGTACGACCGGGGGATGGCGACGGCCGTCACCGCCGCGGCGACGACCGACGTGGAGCCGCTGGCGCTGGCGGCGGCGGGCAACGCCGGCCAGTCGGCCGCCGCGTACGCTGGTCGCGCGGATCTGCGGTCGTACGCGTTCGTCCCCTCGCGCACGGCGTTCTCGAACAAGGCGATGGTGAACGTCCACGGCGGCGAGATGCGCGTCGTCGGCGGCCGGTTCGACGACGCCGCCGCGGCGGTCGACGACCAACTCGCGGCCGACTACTACTCGCTGAGCGCCTTCGAGACGCCGTACCGCGTCGCGGGGACGAAGACGCTCGGGTACGAACTGTGTGCGGACTACGCCGTCGCGACGGACGCACTGCCCGCTCGGACGCCAGAGGCGGTCGCGGACGCGGCCCCGCTCCCGACGCCGGACGCCGTGGTCGTCCCCGTCGGCACCGGCGAGGTGCTCGTCGCCGTCGAGCGCGCCCTCGCGGAGCTGTCCGAGGCGGCCCTCCTCGCGAGCGTCCCCGCGGTGTACGCGGTTCAGCCCGCCGGGTGTGCGCCGATCGCCAGCGCCGCCGCGGCTGGCGAGGACACGACGGAGCCGTGGGACCGCCCCGACACGATCGTCGGCGAGTTGGAGATTCCCGATCCGGTCGGCGGCGACCACGCCCTCGCCGCGCTCTCGCGGCTCGAGGGCGGCGCCGTGACCGTCTCCGACGACGACGCTCTGGAGAGTGCCGTGACGGCCGCCCAGACGGAGGTCGTGGAGGTCGGCGGCGCGGGCGGCGTCGCCCTCGCCGGTGCGTGGGCACTGGCGGACGACGGGACCCTCGGCGACACGGACGACGTGGTCGTGGTCAACCCCGACGCCGGCGTCAAGACCCCAGACGTGTTGCGGAGTCACCTGATGGGCCAGGGGATCTGA
- a CDS encoding ribbon-helix-helix domain-containing protein, which translates to MSTDTDSGDGQMQKINVRVPEPLLERIDEEWERRGYSSKSEAIRDALRDWVSPPATLSDETLDDLAASREQANRGETLSADDVRDRLDLDD; encoded by the coding sequence GTGAGCACCGACACAGACTCCGGAGACGGACAGATGCAGAAGATCAACGTTCGCGTCCCAGAACCGCTCTTGGAGCGGATCGACGAGGAGTGGGAGCGCCGTGGGTACTCCAGTAAGTCCGAGGCGATCAGAGACGCACTGCGTGACTGGGTGAGCCCTCCCGCGACACTCTCCGACGAGACACTGGACGACTTGGCGGCGAGCAGAGAGCAGGCGAACCGCGGTGAGACGCTGTCGGCCGACGACGTTCGGGATCGATTAGATCTGGATGACTGA
- a CDS encoding type II toxin-antitoxin system RelE/ParE family toxin produces MTEVEYTEQAVDHLSQLDPQVADRIMNKVDEATEWTEHRLEPLSGYPYYKLRAGDYRVILSWNRSADTLRVEAVGHRRNVYDRHLPP; encoded by the coding sequence ATGACTGAGGTCGAATACACCGAACAAGCCGTCGACCACCTGTCACAACTCGACCCACAAGTCGCAGATCGAATCATGAACAAGGTGGACGAGGCGACCGAGTGGACCGAACACAGACTCGAACCGCTCTCCGGATATCCTTACTACAAGTTGCGAGCCGGAGACTACAGAGTGATCCTCAGTTGGAATCGGAGCGCCGACACACTCCGTGTCGAAGCTGTCGGTCACCGTCGAAACGTCTACGACAGACACCTGCCTCCGTAG
- a CDS encoding AbrB/MazE/SpoVT family DNA-binding domain-containing protein: MPTVDPKGRIVLPEVVRDSLNIGPGTEVEVERLDGESGILLKPVPDPETTAEALVDLIEREAARRTDPSRPDGDAHPVARDHVDAVARHVSDDG; encoded by the coding sequence ATGCCGACTGTCGACCCGAAGGGACGGATCGTCCTCCCGGAAGTCGTCCGGGACTCACTGAACATCGGGCCCGGGACGGAGGTCGAGGTCGAACGTCTCGACGGCGAGTCCGGTATTCTCCTGAAACCGGTCCCAGACCCCGAGACGACGGCAGAGGCTCTCGTCGACCTGATCGAACGGGAGGCGGCTCGCCGGACGGACCCGAGTCGACCAGACGGGGATGCACATCCGGTCGCACGCGATCACGTGGACGCTGTGGCTCGTCACGTCTCGGACGACGGCTGA
- the ppsA gene encoding phosphoenolpyruvate synthase: protein MAVLWLDEIGATDLKTVGGKAASLGELTGADLPVPPGFVVTAGTYRRFIEEAGIDEELFAAVDIDHEDNEALQTAHERARELILGEPFPESVREEILSAYRSLGDGASFVAVRSSATAEDLPDASFAGQQETFLNVREETLLERVKECWASLFSQRAIYYRQRQGFPHDEVDIAVVVQRMVDAEKSGVMFTSHPSTGDPRIILEAAWGLGEAVVSGSVSPDNYEVDRETATVQQVTVADKKTMMEKDPETGETVEREVAPERREERVLTDAEIERLVELGRTVEDHYGEPQDVEWAVYDGEVYMLQSRPITTIDDGASAAADPGERERDAADTAGGAGETAGAGPDGTDPEATRANGAGADGTASADGGTGETAAEGDVLVSGLGASPGTVAGEVRIVTKLDQLDKVAEGDVIVTEMTMPDMVPAMKRAAGIVTDEGGMTSHAAIVSRELGVPAVVGTSSATRELTDGETITIDGDKGTVRAGSPDADEADDHEPVEAVRPDTPVKPMTATEVKVNVSIPEAAERAAATGADGVGLLRIEHMVLSTGKTPAQYVADHGEDAYVEELVEGVRGVAEEFYPRPVRVRTLDAPTDEFRELEGGDDEPVEHNPMLGWRGIRRSLDKPELFAHELAAFAELYEMGYDNVELMFPLVNDAADVTAAKREMRAAGLDPDAISWGVMIETPASALQIEALAEAGIDFASFGTNDLTQYTLAVDRNNGKVADRFDELHPAVLELIGDVIETCREHDVATSICGQAGSKPEMVDFLVDEGVTSISANIDAVRDVQHEVKRTEQKLILDSVR, encoded by the coding sequence ATGGCTGTACTCTGGCTGGACGAGATCGGCGCGACCGACCTGAAGACGGTCGGCGGGAAGGCGGCCTCGCTGGGCGAGTTGACGGGGGCCGACCTCCCGGTGCCGCCGGGGTTCGTCGTGACCGCGGGCACGTACCGCCGCTTCATCGAGGAGGCGGGCATCGACGAGGAACTGTTCGCGGCCGTCGACATCGACCACGAGGACAACGAGGCGCTCCAGACCGCCCACGAGCGGGCTCGGGAGTTGATCCTCGGGGAGCCGTTCCCGGAGTCCGTCCGCGAGGAGATCCTCTCGGCGTACCGCTCGCTGGGTGACGGCGCGTCGTTCGTCGCCGTCCGGTCGTCCGCGACCGCCGAGGACCTGCCGGACGCCTCCTTCGCGGGCCAACAGGAGACGTTCCTCAACGTCCGCGAGGAGACGTTGCTCGAACGTGTCAAGGAGTGTTGGGCCTCGCTGTTCTCCCAGCGGGCGATCTACTACCGCCAGCGACAGGGGTTCCCCCACGACGAGGTGGACATCGCCGTCGTCGTCCAGCGGATGGTCGACGCCGAGAAGTCCGGGGTCATGTTCACCAGCCACCCGTCGACGGGCGACCCGCGGATCATCCTCGAGGCGGCGTGGGGACTCGGGGAGGCGGTCGTCTCGGGCTCCGTCTCGCCGGACAACTACGAGGTGGACCGCGAGACGGCGACCGTCCAGCAGGTGACCGTCGCGGACAAGAAGACGATGATGGAGAAGGATCCGGAGACGGGGGAGACGGTCGAACGCGAGGTCGCCCCCGAGCGCCGCGAGGAACGCGTGTTGACCGACGCCGAAATCGAACGCCTGGTGGAGTTGGGCCGGACCGTCGAGGACCACTACGGTGAGCCCCAGGACGTGGAGTGGGCGGTGTACGACGGCGAGGTGTACATGCTCCAGTCGCGCCCGATCACGACGATCGACGACGGCGCGAGCGCGGCCGCCGATCCCGGCGAACGCGAACGCGACGCGGCCGACACGGCCGGCGGGGCGGGCGAGACCGCCGGAGCAGGTCCCGACGGCACGGACCCCGAGGCGACCCGTGCCAACGGTGCGGGCGCAGACGGCACCGCGAGCGCCGACGGCGGCACCGGCGAGACCGCCGCGGAGGGGGACGTCCTCGTCTCCGGGTTGGGTGCCTCTCCCGGCACCGTCGCGGGCGAGGTGCGGATCGTCACCAAACTCGACCAACTCGACAAGGTCGCGGAGGGTGACGTGATCGTGACGGAGATGACGATGCCGGACATGGTGCCCGCGATGAAACGCGCCGCCGGGATCGTCACCGACGAGGGCGGGATGACCTCCCACGCCGCCATCGTCTCCCGAGAGTTGGGTGTCCCGGCGGTCGTCGGGACGAGTTCGGCCACGCGGGAGTTGACGGACGGCGAGACGATCACCATCGACGGCGACAAGGGCACCGTCCGCGCCGGCAGCCCCGACGCCGACGAGGCGGACGACCACGAGCCGGTGGAGGCGGTCCGCCCGGACACACCGGTGAAGCCGATGACGGCGACGGAGGTGAAGGTGAACGTCTCGATCCCGGAGGCGGCGGAACGCGCCGCGGCGACCGGTGCCGACGGGGTCGGGCTGCTCCGGATCGAGCACATGGTGTTGTCGACCGGGAAGACGCCGGCACAGTACGTCGCCGACCACGGCGAGGACGCGTACGTCGAGGAGCTCGTCGAGGGGGTCCGCGGCGTCGCCGAGGAGTTCTACCCGCGGCCGGTGCGGGTGCGGACGCTGGACGCCCCGACCGACGAGTTCCGCGAGTTGGAGGGTGGCGACGACGAGCCCGTCGAACACAACCCGATGCTGGGGTGGCGGGGGATCCGGCGCTCGCTGGACAAGCCGGAACTGTTCGCACACGAGTTGGCCGCCTTCGCCGAGTTGTACGAGATGGGGTACGACAACGTGGAGTTGATGTTCCCGCTCGTCAACGACGCCGCCGACGTGACGGCGGCGAAACGCGAGATGCGTGCGGCGGGACTCGACCCGGACGCCATCTCGTGGGGTGTGATGATCGAGACGCCGGCCTCGGCGCTCCAGATCGAGGCGTTGGCCGAAGCCGGGATCGACTTCGCCTCCTTCGGGACGAACGACCTCACCCAGTACACGCTGGCGGTCGACCGGAACAACGGGAAGGTCGCCGACCGGTTCGACGAACTCCACCCGGCCGTCCTGGAGTTGATCGGGGACGTGATCGAGACCTGTCGCGAGCACGACGTGGCGACGAGCATCTGCGGGCAAGCCGGTTCGAAACCGGAGATGGTCGACTTCCTCGTCGACGAGGGTGTCACCTCCATCTCCGCGAACATCGACGCCGTCCGCGACGTGCAACACGAGGTCAAACGCACCGAACAGAAGCTGATCCTCGACTCCGTGCGGTAG
- a CDS encoding PhzF family phenazine biosynthesis protein yields the protein MTDTPDTREAALVDAFTDEPLAGNAAGVVPDATGLSETQMQAVARELAVSETAFLTPADDADRRVRYFTPTTEVDLCGHATVAAHAYLHETERLDPGTHTLATNVGTLSIEVHEDGTVWMTQNPPTVYEVDADYDVIAAALGCETAALTGVGDALPVAYASTGLPFLVVPVDFLDALGGLDPDFPAVERLAEAHDAAGVYAFTFDTLSAESTLHGRCLVPGAGVPEDPVTGTASGACGAYLDHFGAFRENGSDRAPGDRAGLGESSTATDVSTTVGTPEEMVFEQGHYLDRPGRVHVRASGSDAPTVGGTAVTSFEGQIRVPDEADDEIIEA from the coding sequence GTGACAGACACACCGGACACGCGGGAGGCGGCGTTGGTCGACGCCTTCACGGACGAACCGCTCGCCGGCAACGCGGCCGGGGTGGTCCCGGACGCGACCGGCCTCTCGGAGACACAGATGCAGGCGGTGGCACGCGAACTGGCGGTCAGCGAGACGGCGTTTCTCACCCCCGCCGACGACGCCGACCGCCGCGTGCGCTACTTCACGCCCACGACGGAGGTCGACCTGTGTGGGCACGCCACCGTGGCGGCCCACGCGTACCTCCACGAGACGGAGCGTCTCGACCCCGGCACACACACGCTGGCGACGAACGTCGGCACGCTCTCCATCGAGGTGCACGAGGACGGCACGGTGTGGATGACACAGAACCCGCCGACGGTGTACGAGGTCGACGCCGACTACGACGTGATCGCGGCGGCACTCGGCTGCGAGACGGCCGCGTTGACGGGTGTCGGCGACGCCCTCCCGGTCGCGTACGCCTCCACGGGGCTACCGTTCCTCGTCGTCCCCGTCGACTTCCTCGACGCGCTCGGGGGACTCGACCCGGACTTCCCCGCCGTCGAACGACTCGCCGAGGCGCACGACGCCGCCGGGGTGTACGCGTTCACCTTCGACACGCTGTCGGCCGAGTCGACCCTCCACGGGCGGTGTCTCGTCCCCGGCGCGGGGGTCCCCGAGGACCCCGTCACCGGCACCGCCTCGGGCGCGTGCGGGGCGTACCTGGACCACTTCGGCGCGTTCCGCGAGAACGGGAGCGACCGCGCGCCCGGCGACCGCGCGGGCCTCGGCGAGTCCTCGACCGCCACGGACGTGTCGACGACGGTCGGCACCCCCGAGGAGATGGTGTTCGAACAGGGCCACTACCTCGACAGACCGGGTCGTGTCCACGTGCGCGCCAGCGGGAGCGACGCGCCGACCGTCGGCGGCACCGCCGTCACGAGTTTCGAGGGCCAGATCCGCGTCCCCGACGAGGCCGACGACGAGATCATCGAGGCCTGA
- a CDS encoding AbrB/MazE/SpoVT family DNA-binding domain-containing protein, translating into MSQFDGSKTTVDDRGSVSIPEPVREAAGISPGDDVRWTVGEDGTVTLEVLEGTYGAFDDVDPVEGPDRDRVDAVIDTDRTPEFEQ; encoded by the coding sequence ATGTCACAGTTCGACGGATCGAAGACGACGGTCGACGACCGCGGGTCGGTGTCGATTCCAGAGCCGGTTCGCGAGGCGGCCGGCATCTCCCCGGGCGACGACGTTCGGTGGACCGTCGGCGAGGACGGAACGGTGACCCTGGAGGTACTCGAGGGGACGTACGGGGCGTTCGACGACGTGGACCCGGTCGAGGGGCCGGATCGGGACCGCGTCGACGCAGTGATCGACACGGACAGGACACCGGAGTTCGAGCAGTGA
- a CDS encoding type II toxin-antitoxin system VapC family toxin — protein sequence MRRAAVDANVLYGGLVRRDQHHDEASELLSAFDHGALPRGVVVSSVLEEAVNLLHVDTSHRTALRLLDALGSSDGFETTHTTGEDLADGRRRFRRYEHLSLTDAVVTAWMERNDIEFLYSFDDDFDAVAEITRLDSPHDPY from the coding sequence GTGAGACGGGCCGCCGTCGACGCGAACGTGCTCTACGGTGGGCTCGTCCGTCGGGATCAACACCACGACGAGGCGTCCGAACTACTGTCGGCGTTCGACCACGGCGCACTCCCGCGCGGCGTCGTCGTGAGTAGCGTCTTGGAGGAGGCGGTGAACCTCCTCCACGTCGACACGTCTCACCGCACCGCACTCCGTCTCCTCGACGCACTGGGGTCGAGCGACGGGTTCGAGACCACCCACACGACGGGCGAAGACCTCGCCGACGGACGGCGTCGGTTCCGTCGGTACGAACACCTCTCGCTCACCGACGCGGTCGTCACTGCGTGGATGGAACGGAACGACATCGAGTTCCTCTACTCGTTCGACGACGACTTCGACGCGGTGGCGGAGATCACGCGGCTCGACAGTCCACACGACCCGTACTGA